The Falco cherrug isolate bFalChe1 chromosome 20, bFalChe1.pri, whole genome shotgun sequence genomic sequence GCCTCCAGGAGCAAGACCCCCCAGTGGGTCAGCAAGCAGGGAGGCATCTCCTGACATCAGCTGGACACGCTGCAGCGGGTCCCTGAACCCTTTGAGCACATCCCTTGGCTTCAAGCCATGCAGAGAGCGAGGGACGGACCAAGAAGCTGCATCCCAGGTCAGTTCCCAGGGATGCCAGCGTTTCCCACTCCCAGGGAAGCCAGGCAGAAGCGAGGACCCCAGCTCCGGCAGCCACCCCCAGACCTGAGATCCCCACCGTGTCCCAAGGGAGCAGGAAAATGGCCAGAAAAGCGACCACAATCAAAGCCAGCACAATTGGCAGGtaaaaattatacttttatttttaattcgAGTAAACCGGGAAGAGAATTGGTTGGTTTGTTCCATTCGATGGTTCGGTTAAAAAGGccaaataatgttttttcttggtggGTGCTCAACCCGACGGGAAGGAGTACACAAGGACAAACCCCAATCAAGCGACGGATCCGGAAGAAAACACGTTCTAAGCTCAGCATTGAGACGCAACCAGGGAAGCTGGGATGGACAAGGTCTATTTTACACGTGATGAGAAGCAATTTagcttttaattacttttttttttaaccatctcatttatttatttattttaaatacagatttaggTGCTTTTCAGCtatgaaaaaaggcaaaaaagtgCATAAGTtgagagaaaaggcagaaatcaAGCAGTAAGAGGTTCGTTTCCCACGGCAGGGGAGAAGGGGCAGGGCATGGGAGGGGAGAATTAGGACAATGGTTTCAAggtagcattaaaaaaaggtcTGTATACCAAAACCTAATTGCCTGTGTGATTTGGTCCATTAAAAAACGGTTTATTCACATTGATACGCCCCCCCCATTCCCAGACAAGAACGTGATTAAGAGGATTAGCAGGGAGATGCAGACTgcccccccctccagcccagctgccccctctCCCTTGCTCTTGTGCTTGCTTGTTTTAGCACCAACCGGGATTCCCATCCCGTAAAGCCCATCCCGGCTGCTCTGGGGTCCCGCTTTCACCCCGAGGGGACAATGGTGCCAGGAGCCCCCGTTACGCTCCCCGCTCCCGCTGGCTGGGGAACAGGCCAGGAGCAAAATGCTCCCCTTTCCCCGGCTCGTGCCCTCCCGGCGGGTctctgccctgccaggagccccctccccaccaggaCAGCATTTGCTGCGGCAGTGCCCAGCTCCGGTCCCCCCAACCTCAGCACCAGCCACaaaccagccctgcagccccatgAGCTTTGAGAAAGGGAACTGCAAGTGCGAGGCAGCGGgattctttcttcctctgccacaCAGTCCCCAAAGGAGGTGTCCCCAAAACAGAGCCAAGGAATGTCTCAATTCAGCTGCTTTGGTCCCTatattcccttttttcctttaggaattagcaaaggcagcagctttcccaTGGAAGCATCCTGGCCccatggcacagcccagcaaggGGACGGTCCCCTCCGGCTGCCCCATCTCCACCTTCCAGGCACAGGGCAGCGGGAGCACCAGAGGCAGTATGAAGGCATCACTGCTGCCCCAGCGTTCGGCTTCTGTGACCCGGGAGAGGagcatcctgctcctgccctccctgcacaGGCTTCCAGTTatgcccctgcccagctccaggaCCTTCGGAGCACAAAAGAGAAGGGGACAGGGATGTGCTTTGAGATTTTGGTCCATGATGTGATCCCAAAAGCCACCGCCACTGGGTACCAAGAGGTGCAGGGTGGCTCGGGGTGCCATACCCCAGTCTCTGCCACTCAAGACCAAGCTGCGGAGGGGACAGTCACCCAGGATGGTCCCCAGCACGGTGACAGAAGGGGAGGACGTTTCACACGTGGCTCAGAAGAGGCAGAGGGATGGGGCTGATCCTGCTGGCTCCCCAGACCATCTACCCAGCAGGTGGGGGGCTCAGGAGGGTTcccaaagcccagcagcagaaagagaaaagcaggaagattCTCGGTGAATCTGGTGAGCGACCACTGCTAAGAAGAAGAGGCTGCCCCAGCACACGGCGCCCAGGAGACCCCCAGACCCTGGCCCAAAGAGAAATCTGGTGCCGCAGGGGGTACATGAGGTCTCGGTGTCGCAGTGctcccccctcccagcccagagGAGTGGGgagctcagcccagctccagccctcaggtgggagcagcagcctccaggTGAAGCAACGCTGCGGCTACTCCTTCACCTGcgccagcacagccccagctcggCCCGGAGGGatcagggagggggaaggaggcagccaGAGCCCCAGGTAGAAGTAGCGAGAGCCACCTccagggctgcccagagcagccgCTCTGAATcccaaggagagagaaagattTTGTGTAAGATTTTGACTGTGCACGTTTTTAGGACTAAAGGGAGCAAAGACCGAATGGAAACGCtgcacagaggagctgggagaagcaACGGCACAAGCCGGAGCGGTGCAGGGTGGAGGCTGCCAGCTCATCCCTCCTGTCAGCCTTTGGGACGAGCATCCCTCACCTCGTCCAAGCAGGCATCGCTGCCCTCTGCCCATCCCTGCCAGAGCGGGGGGAATTTGGTCCTAACAGATGGTCTCCTCCTCCCTTTGGTGAGGTCCCGGTGACTCCGGCTGCTTCCCCTGGCCAGGAAATGCTGGAGTGCacaggaaggctggagaggagggggaccgaaggagaaggaaagctgCAGTGGTTTGGTCTCTCAAGCCCCCAACATCCCTTGCAGACTGTCCCTCAGTCCCGACAGAGCTAGAACAAAGCTAAATTGGCAAGAGAAactggaggcagctgcagaaacacGGAGTAACCAAGATGTCAGGACGTGGCTCCGGCGGGCGATTGCCAGAGCACATGGGATAAGGGATGCTGGGGCAGAGAgacgcgcacacacacacacacacacacacacgggcCGGCGCAGGCGGGGGGCTCGGCTGTCAGCCACGTGCCCTGTCCCCTCCCGTGGCTCAGATGGCCTCCACGTAGTTGGCGGGGAGCATGCCTGTGTCACCCGTGCGCTCCACCGTGCCGTACATCCACCCGTCGTCAATCTGCTGCACGTTGATGATGGTGTCGCCGTCCTGGAAGGAGACCTCATCCTCGTCAGCCGCGTTGTAATCGTAGACAGCACGGAAACGCTTCTGTGGGGAGAGAGGGGTCAGTGGGCACAGaccctccccacctcctgccctggACGAGCAGAACGGCCACCTACGGGGGGTGTCCCAGGGCGAGGAGCCATGCTGAACCCCACGCAAGAGCCATACTGGATCCAGGAGGTTGTTACTGGGCACTGCGCAGGGATGCTGGTGCCGGCTGTGGCGAGGAGAAACCAGGCACCCAGCATCACACACGCCAGCCCCTTCCAAACTGCTCCTCCCCTGCACAGGAGCGGGGGGCAAGCAGAGCAAACCCTGCCCCACCGGGGGGGCAGTGTGGGGGTGGGCGCTGCGAGCCCCTGGCTGTACTCACCCCCCCTCCAGAAGCCGCGTTGCGCTGTGTGGAGGCTGGTGCTGCCGGCTCCTTGTAGCCGTAGGACTGAGACgacggctgctgctgctggtagactggggggagggggggaaggatTGGGCCATTAGCTGGTGCTGGGACACGGTGAAGCCCCTCGTGAGGAAGAGCCGgttgcagccccagccccccaaggGCCAtgcaccagggcaggctgcaacacccgcagcccccccgcccccgccgccccgcttACCTGGGTTGCTGGGTTGGATGTGATGAGACGgctgatgctgctgctctgcaggtctccgGTAATTAGTGCTCTCCTGGGAGTTCCTGCGCTCTGGCTCAGCACCTTCGCTGGGACTTGGACCCATCCTGCTCCTCTCGAACTCTTCGTGGTATTTTATCTACAGcgagaagagagaaaggagaggtcAGAGCGCAGCTGGGACAGCCCTGCAGCGCCAGCCATGAGGCtgagcccagctccagcaccagctcccacagccctTCAGCACCAGGAACATCCttcagcttgtcccagctcgttTATTTTTGCTACCAAGGACTCAGCACCAGCCATCTCACAGCCTCCCTGCCGGGCCCTGGGGGTTTCTGcttcccccacctctccccagaCCAAGGTGACATTTGCTCAGACAAATCTGGGGCACGGGAAAAGGGCTGTTTAAGTGGCCTGTGGGTGAgagaggtgatttttttccagtctgggGAAGATACAGGCCCCCAAGCCCCCAGTTTGcaggagcacagagaaaaagcacCACTGGGAAGTGCCCCCTGCACTCACTGAGTTCCAAATGTGACTCCCCAGCCCATCGCCAGGTACAGCTGGCACGGTGAAGGTACCGCTCCAGCATCTACCCCCAAAATCTCTCTTTAACCCAAGTGTGAAAGGGCCTCGGGGGGTTTCGTTGAAGGAGGCTCAAAGCAGATACCACCAAAGACACCAGCTGCATGGGACTAAGCCTTCCCCCACAGCGCGCAGGGTTAACCCAACTGCCTGGGCGTGGGTGTAAAAATTAATAGCCACTTGTGTTAATGAATGCATTGGCATCGGAAAGCACCTGGAGCCCATTTGGATGCTGGTTAAACAGTTATTTACTGAAAGGCACTACAGCCGGCGctctgcaggggcaggaggcagagcctgGAGCCCAGACACTCTCCTAGGAAAGGAGAATTCCCAGGGGAgcacccagctcccccagccggAGCAGGGACAGCATTTCCCAGCGCTCCGAGGCTCAGGCTTTGCACAGCTCCACTGCCAGGAGGGTTTTCCCCACATCTGGGATCGTATTGACATCCCCCAGCCAAGGATGGTTTGGGGCACCCCTGTGCTGCGGAGGTGCCCATGCCCCAGCAGGTGCTGCCGTGCTGGGCACCCCGCTTTGCTGCCCGtggggctgctcagctgcaCCCTGGGGTGGGAAACGCTGGCTGCTGAGCCAGGCTTTCTGCGGGGGGGGGTTGTTTCGGTGCCTTTATTAAGTGGGTCACTGCAaccccaggctggcagccagaTGCCCATGGGGAAGCTGCTGCTACTGTGGCTGAGAGAGGGAAGTGGGatgagcagaggggcagggctgGTTTCATCACTCTGCCGTGTTATTTAATGCCCCCCCAAACCTCTACAGATTCCCTCTGCCAGCTCCGACTCCACGGAGAAGCTGCCCCCAGGGGAAAATCTCCCTGCCAGGTCCCTTTCCCAAGCGGCAAGCCTTCTCCAGCCCTTGCTGTCCCGGGGTTCGGTGTGCCGATAACATCCCggggctccccagggagagCTCAGCGCTTGCCAGAGAATCGCACAATGGGATCAGGAGAGGGAATAAAcaacctcctcctgccctgctgggtaTTCTCATGTTTGTGTACGTGTGTGTGCGAGCTCCCACTGCGGGTGCAGGCAGgatcctccctctccctgccagcccagaCCCCCCCTCCCTGGACCCCCCCCGgggggagcagccagcagctcccaccccaGGGGCTTTGTCCCTAAGGGAAGGATGCTGGAGGATGGAAAAGCgagagcagctctgggcactgcggtgctggaggcaggagaggaaCTGGCAGAACCACCTGTCGAGCGGATGCCCAAGAGGTTTCTCATGCAAAGCTGCGCTCCAGGGGTGGGTTTCCTGGTCAGGGAGAATCCAGCCCTCCCAGGGTTTCACAACAGCTCCTGGGCTGATAAGGAACACACATTCCTTTCACCAGCGGCTAAAGGTTAATTAactccctgcctcctgctgaaggcaaatgctgctgggggctcgccggggggcggggggggggagtttGGGCAGAGGACAGACCTACCCCCCCCTCCTTGCCGCACCCAGTGCCGCAGCTATACGTGCGACTGTGCATCTTCCTCGTTCACCATGGCAACACACAGCCGTCCACATCCGCCACGCACCGCACCACCAGCACCTGGGTACGGATGGAGGCTGCTGGCTGAAGCGCAAGCTGCCGGGCCAGCTGCTGTTGAACTTGGCCATGGCTTTAATAGCATTTTTGGAAATGGGAGAGAGCTGGGTCTTTTGCAAGCACAGGACAGAGCTCCCCTTCCAGAAGGTCCAGGGAGGATGGAGCCGCTGCTGTGCAGCCCCCAGGCATGCGTCCATGTCAGCGCGGGGGCAGGATGATGGCAGGAGGGAAGCTGCACCTCAAGGAGCTCCCTGCAAGGATGCTCTGGTGCAGGGGCTGCCACAAGCCGTGGGCTGTAGGTAGGaaaggggatgctgctgcctgtcctACCTTCTGGGCTGGTGACAGCAGGCGGTGGGACCCTGGGGACTGTGTGCAGCCCCGGGACAAACTAACAGCTGCAGCGGCCAACGCTGCCGACAGCTGGATGGCTGGAAAGGGCTTTGCAAGAGTCAGGAGGGGTCAAGGCAAGTGGAACCTGGCAGGGGACAGTCACAGCTGCAAAGGGACAGGAGGAAGAGGTGTGCCTTTGGCCAGGCTTTCCACACACCAAGACAAGGCAGAGGGAGCACAAGAGGGGCTGGAGTCCCTCGGGGGAGCAGCGTGGGGCTAGCACCAGCGAGCCTGGACCATGCAAGTCCATGCTGGGGGGTGACAGTGACAACCAGGGGTGGCTGGGACTGCCCCTGGGCCACATTCACTCCCCCAGATGCCACTTTCTGCTGCTCCCCTTCTTGTCACAGTCAACGTGGGCTTGAGCACCTCAGGAGAAGCGAAGGACTCGGACACCCCTCTggacccagctgcagcaccgGCCAGCACGGACGAGCCCAGAGAGGGGTGAGAGGGTCACAAGGTGCCTGGGCAAGTGGGTTGAAGATTTAAAGTTGCCCGGTTTTTGAGATGCTGCAGCCTGGCGTGCTCATTAGAGGCCATCAGCATGCGGGTCCGCTCCCGGCTGCGtgggcagagcccccccagcctcctctggCAGCAGGAAGGTCACGGCAATATCACATGGCGAGATTAGAAGCTACTCACGTTGCTGATCTGATCCTGAGTCTTTTTGATTCTCTGCAGCTCCGGGGTGTCAGCCACCACGCTGAAGCCTTTCCCCTTGTTCTTCTCAAATTCCTCCTTGTAGCGAATCTGGGTACaaacaagggaaaaacagaCTTAGAAAAGGAGGAAGCTGGCGTGCACAGCAGTGGATTCAGCAGCGGACCCTCACGCCGTGACCCACACGCTACACGAGATGCAGCATCTTCTAACAGCGCCTCTGCCTTGCTCAggagacacccccaccccccacccccccccccccgacgTACCCAGTAATAGCAAAACAGGGCATTGCCGAGAGCTGGGACAGCATCCTATGCATCGGCTGatcttgtttctctttcagcaggggctggggtcattctgatttattttgaatttcctGTGGGCTACAAGCGTGCCCAAGTCACGTGCCACGGAGCAGCTGACCCGTGGCAAGCTGCCTGCTCGAAAGCCCGTGGATTTTATGAGCTACACCCATACACAAGCATTTCCACATCAGGGGACATTTAGCTACCTCTGGGAAGGAATACACCCAGAAGCCCATAATAAAACCAGAGGGTGGAGGCTGGCAAAACACAAGCatccttatttctgtttgcCAGACACTGACATCAGCATCCCTTCCCATCACACCCAGGAGCTGAAAAGTcccagttttgtttgcttttattttttttccttggttttttttttttccttcttcttctttttaatatagcTCTATATGGCTTGAAGACTGAAGCATCCAGCTCTCCCAGGAAGGAGCCAATGCAGCAGAGCCATAGCCCAGatgtgccccccagccctcagcagctGGAGCTCGGCACAGGACCGctgacccccccacccccccccaggtcacccagaagcagaagcagcttctgCAGACTGAAACCCGGACTCGAGGGCTCcaagagggaaggaagcagcGCCCAGCTGCCTGATTTTCACATCTTTGTAtgtgaaaaaaaagcagctttgctgattTTCAGATGCGAGCGGCCAGAAAGATGCCCCGTTttcacggggggggggggggggggggggggcggcgcgaAGCAGATGTGCAGACTGACACCCTGACCTCCTCCATCCTCTCGGTGGGGATCCAGCCCTGCACCCATGGCCTGCAGGAGCTGTCCCTGGCCCACCTAGGGAGGGAAGAGCAGCCTACAAGTGCCTGACCCAGGGGTTCACCCCCCTGGAGCTTGTCCTATGCACTGCAGACAGTTGGATgttctcattaaaattaaaaggtcACCACCGCCTCGCACGCCAGCAGATCAAACCTCCAGGCTCCTGTGCgagcagcagggacagacaCAGCAGCCGGGCTCCATGTGGGACCGATGCTcaccccctccccgggctggTGGGcggctgtggggagggggtcaGAGCTGCCAGCGGtgggagaagcagagcaggagctgccttgGATGGAACACGCTGGGAAAGCAGCCGGTGCATCGTTCCCCCCAACAGAGAAATGCTCCCCAAAGCAAAGGGGCCAGACTTTGGGGTGTCtggccagcacaggcagctccccGTAACCCTTCCCATCCCACAGCTGGACGGCAGCCTGTCAGGGGGACGGTTGGGAAGCCAGGCTGGCCCCGCAGAGACAGAGCCTGCAGgatgcaggctgtgctggcagcttgCGTGCCGTGCCAAGATCAAGCTTGGAGGCAGAGAATCCAGCAGCACGGCGGGGGAGGCGGGATAAAGCTGATTTCATCCCGACGCGCACTCCTACGGAGACACTCCTTCAGACCTCACATATCCGCCTCCCATCCAGACAGCACGGCCAGCTGGGCCTGGAAACACCTTTCAGGGGAAAGCTGCCAaacattttataatattttctgGAGAAGCCAAGATGCACCTCTGCTGCCATCTGGGCTCTCCTAGAGCTTTGCCAGGCTCTGGAGTGGGACCTGGCACAGCGGGCAGGAGCACCTGGGCCACACTGCTGTGCCCAGGTCAGCCCCCTCCGGTGCCGgacccagccagcaccccaccGAGCAGGTCCTgccccttctctgctccaggacAGCACAGGAAACAAGGGATTTCCAGGGGAAAAGGCTGTGGTTTCCATTCTGCAGAAGGGCTGCAGGCTCGGGCCAGCTCTGAGCATCCCACCcctcagctggagctggcaggggggGGGCTCCGGGACCACCGTGCCCGCAGCTTGGAGGGCTTtgcctggagcagggagggatgccAGACACCAGCACATGGGGGCTCATCGCTGGCTGCATGGGTTAGCGGTGCAGATACCCCAGAGCTCGGTGCTCTGCTTGCAAACACAACATTTTCCCTTCCCGACCTGCAAACCAGGAGAAATTCAAGCTTCGGAAGCGCATCAGAGCCCCTGCACCTTCTTCCCGGCCATGCGGTATCACAGAAACCCTTAGGTACGTGGCTTTATGAGTCACGTTAGATTTCTAACTCTAATGTAACTTTAGAAAGCAAAGGCTTAACGAACCAGGCTGCAGAGCCCACCCTGGGAGGATGTTAATACAACCAAGTTAAATACAACCAAGACGACAAAGCACAGAGGAACACCAGAGACCGATTTCAAGGTAGAAGTCTCCTTTTGCTTGAAGCAGtgagaagaagaagaacaaaaaaaacaaaccaaaaaccacaaaaccaaaaaacttttgCTAGCCGGGGGGTAAAGCACACATCTCGAACATCACCCGTCAGGAAGGCACAGCCCCAAGGTGTTAAACATCAGGCATGAGGAACCAAACAGCTGTGACATAAACCCCATGACACACACCCAGCcagggggggggtgtggggtgtcAGGAGGGGGTGACTCAGCCCCACCACCCCGCTTTGCTCAGCCACAGCGacaggggggcggggggagctgcgTTTGTCCTTGATCCCATCCGCTTTCAGGAAAGGCTCTTTCCCTTCCGAGCTCTGCAGCCGAGGTGCGGGATGCTGGCCCCGCCGCTGTGCT encodes the following:
- the LASP1 gene encoding LIM and SH3 domain protein 1 isoform X2, with product MFPLRDLQDDPKHEKLQGLREEAVLQRIRYKEEFEKNKGKGFSVVADTPELQRIKKTQDQISNIKYHEEFERSRMGPSPSEGAEPERRNSQESTNYRRPAEQQHQPSHHIQPSNPVYQQQQPSSQSYGYKEPAAPASTQRNAASGGGKRFRAVYDYNAADEDEVSFQDGDTIINVQQIDDGWMYGTVERTGDTGMLPANYVEAI
- the LASP1 gene encoding LIM and SH3 domain protein 1 isoform X1, which produces MNPNCARCGKIVYPTEKVNCLDKFWHKACFHCETCKMTLNMKNYKGYEKKPYCNAHYPKQSFTMVADTPENLRLKQQSELQSQIRYKEEFEKNKGKGFSVVADTPELQRIKKTQDQISNIKYHEEFERSRMGPSPSEGAEPERRNSQESTNYRRPAEQQHQPSHHIQPSNPVYQQQQPSSQSYGYKEPAAPASTQRNAASGGGKRFRAVYDYNAADEDEVSFQDGDTIINVQQIDDGWMYGTVERTGDTGMLPANYVEAI